From Glycine max cultivar Williams 82 chromosome 11, Glycine_max_v4.0, whole genome shotgun sequence, the proteins below share one genomic window:
- the LOC100813071 gene encoding uncharacterized protein isoform X2 — translation MANDTGSGRVVTEKGLATRSSRETLGKNALASGSATNATPNRKSERLEKRTPPSLSARITVRFGQKTPSPLRRSERTKNASPSPSSDPSASKSKSSGSKSNCSGKQLAFEASADEDDDDEKSGAEASSRLRPKRMTAGEYRALFVKPKIDCNEKTNGMDRSTEGDCHEKTNGMDRSTQEDCHEKPNGMNRSTQEDCHEKSNGVDMSAQEGDDGARDKIDVCLKENCFDSARDDKDILLPEDANSKEMRAESKLSGPLKELLDNNATLNSLVPSNAATCEPPSGASERVQSESCMEETSQKSGSRDSIINENLIRKCVENDKGEKSISLKRKKNMLDMHSDASAMLVDNNISNLIEDAHPSRICGNVVETSGSCSKRIRRISLSESDVKKGGRKTANNVDQPSSKSNGENLSTRNKEGNSGDSVDPEIPQGNTVETEKIRKQQRSLHLLLKPEIANLCEILHLPENVKSMVENCLEYTMNNYQICTEPVSILQAFQLSLCWTAAALLNHKLDFEESLMLAKQNLNFDCKKEVVDEINSRLWDLKEFFLKLTGNSNVASYPKASESSNGVYSFIEETPEVELVKNDNSKNIKNVQKSKSQWNKLLLTQQEEKQKLKKDIENENGEFWRRYRIHRAAIQSCSPNDVTKEQKLKVFNSEYMKIIRELERQHEICLKDLEDKQLKTRLTFQEISAPDELINPVTSNKSGTKVDQTCDQAQHSNAPKDLVSDHVVEGEGFNDIVEIMTRTGTGIGLSEAPDANASVVVPCSSTVELQTPLVKHAYANEMDIVASKDGPVSGNKCYNVAENEYDSQGNIFSKHYNSREQCSDGAISSPEEGEFVNYSCESHDFWKDAITQVLPSSNEEICDGITLDIQCSDGAISSPEDGEFVNYSSESHDFGQDAMTRVLLSSNEEMCDWKTLDVQRSDGAISLPEEGECINYSCESHDFGQDAIAQVLPSSNEEICDGKTLDVPCGEVSPTGCNTSSSNGDHVEIPSSRQGELDGTILSNPVCGSSIEVGANGSNDGAKNMAPLNSQSSEEHIPCVNTISTPNCVNAAQIHEADDNNGSKNAETLNSSLSDERISSLNSKSPQDHVRNENAMCMQNCENFAPSLEDDDGDGSTIVIPNPPLIDERNADRTIVLNRDAHVGMLETVNLTPSTEQISGGAVDEDGLPNHIPKSSVLDSVLSRPREADSPSNSSDADCIILSNQPSLEKQNHEVLSNIPVGQIPVEVSDTCHERITVNVLDGEEAVGRPATVNCTDYPENIIPLNSSSMDQISNGGPLLDGDLSSGPCATSPGNGLTLPDEQIPVLVPENSDKVARCQLTDSAVVKKNAISDQQEGVCRTMTENSLSQETPVSRTVHDLMEPLEPLQSLSSVESPPDPDTAREMPNTLISSPVDIVPDNQSINVSLVMEPPEQEGQLLSAGFLSSNQDLSNLPLVTGNKDQPSDEDDLPYHISEIQNQVVQQASYSDQQEGACRTMTENSLSLETPVSRPVDDLMEPLEQVQPLSSVESPPDRDTAREMQNILVSSSVDFVPDNQSINDSLVMEPPEQEGQLPSAGILSSNQDLANLPLVTRTEDQPSNEDGIPNHIPETSIEIQNQAVGQCASNVELDSCSRQVVHPASNMDLDSLLPGGFRRQSSDTRNLSTLTENNSHPVQPASQSASRIIRHLCLDPLTNELERLRILTDQNMKEYENKKLQLKCDFEKELEELYRKYDIKRKEIEVEFQNIRKNLDTRNKIVFVNKILAEAFRAKSMDLKVSGASRMQQDASVPMQLFQLASQQNATQPCLVGASSCGPPAASVQSSYATTTTQTMVSPIQATYSTPGTFSSVSPRLPHINSLSSPLGNVQTAGEIRAPAPHLQPYRPPTSIPASSPCTVPHGRPGQPTPGNIPVTSPPFSHRTPRPMPANFQSVPHRGHWPVSTGGLSTPNLSAAMNSRGDANSQPGINLANVRPHMPDLPTLMNLNLSKFGCNSSPANSAHQATSPDVVCLSDDE, via the exons ATGGCGAACGACACTGGTTCCGGTCGCGTCGTCACAGAGAAAGGACTGGCTACGAGGTCTTCGAGAGAGACATTAGGGAAGAATGCGCTTGCGAGCGGTTCCGCCACGAACGCCACTCCGAATCGCAAGTCGGAACGGCTCGAGAAGCGGACGCCGCCGTCGCTCTCGGCGAGAATCACGGTGAGATTCGGTCAGAAGACGCCGAGTCCGTTGCGGAGATCTGAGAGAACGAAGAAcgcttctccttctccttcttcgGATCCTTCGGCTTCGAAATCCAAGAGTTCGGGTTCGAAGAGCAATTGCAGTGGGAAACAGTTGGCGTTTGAGGCTAGCGCtgacgaagatgatgatgatgagaaaAGTGGCGCGGAAGCTTCTTCGAGACTTAGACCTAAGAGAATGACTGCGGGCGAGTATCGTGCTCTCTTTGTTAAACCTAAGATAG ATTGCAATGAGAAGACAAATGGGATGGATAGGTCAACTGAAGGAG ATTGCCATGAGAAGACAAATGGAATGGATAGGTCAACTCAAGAAG ATTGCCATGAGAAGCCAAATGGGATGAATAGATCAACTCAAGAAG ATTGCCATGAGAAGTCAAATGGGGTGGATATGTCAGCTCAGGAAGGTGATGACGGGGCTAGGGACAAGATTGACGTGTGCCTTAAAGAGAATTGTTTTGATTCTGCCAGGGATGATAAGGATATTCTTCTACCTGAAGATGCCAATAGTAAAGAGATGAGAGCTGAGTCTAAGTTGAGTGGGCCTTTGAAAGAACTATTAGATAATAATGCGACTCTAAATTCATTGGTACCGTCTAATGCTGCAACCTGTGAGCCGCCCAGTGGGGCGTCTGAAAGGGTTCAGTCTGAATCGTGCATGGAGGAGACATCACAGAAGTCAGGGTCAAGGGATTccataataaatgaaaatttgattaGGAAATGTGTTGAGAATGATAAGGGTGAAAAATCAATatctttgaagagaaaaaaaaatatgttggacATGCATTCAGATGCTTCTGCTATGTTGGTTGACAATAACATCAGCAACTTGATTGAGGATGCTCACCCATCAAGGATATGTGGCAATGTTGTGGAGACCAGCGGGTCATGTTCCAAAAGGATAAG gcgTATCTCCTTATCAGAATCAGATGTGAAAAAGGGTGGGAGGAAAACTGCCAATAATGTTgatcagccttcttcaaaatctaatGGTGAAAATTTATCTACTAGGAACAAGGAAG GAAATTCTGGAGATTCAGTGG ACCCAGAGATACCTCAAGGGAACACTGTTGAAACAGAGAAAATACGAAAACAGCAGAGGAGCTTACATCTTTTACTGAAGCCAGAGATAGCAAATCTTTGTGAAATTCTGCATCTGCCT GAAAATGTCAAGAGTATGGTTGAAAATTGTCTTGAATATACTATGAACAATTATCAGATCTGTACAGAACCAGTGTCAATATTACAGGCTTTTCAACTATCTCTG TGTTGGACTGCTGCTGCTTTGCTAAATCACAAACTTGACTTTGAAGAGTCCCTCATGCTTGCTAAGCAGAACTTGAATTTTGACTGCAAGAAGGAAGTGGTGGATGAAATTAATTCAAGACTCTGGGATctgaaggaattttttttaaaactcacaGGAAACTCTAATGTTGCCAGCTATCCAAAAGCTTCTGAGTCATCAAATGGGGTTTATTCATTTATTGAAGAGACACCAGAGGTTGAATTAGTAAAAAAtgacaattctaaaaatattaaaaacgtTCAGAAGAGTAAAAGCCAGTGGAATAAGCTACTTCTGACACAACAAGAAGAGAAGCAAAAGTTGAAAAAagatattgaaaatgaaaatggtgaATTTTGGAGAAGGTACCGAATACACAGGGCAGCTATTCAATCATGTTCTCCCAATGATGTAACCAAAGAGCAAAAGCTCAAGGTTTTCAACAGTgaatacatgaaaataattaGAGAATTGGAAAGGCAGCATGAGATATGTCTCAAGGATCTTGAGGACAAGCAATTAAAAACAAGGCTGACATTCCAAGAGATTTCAGCACCTGATGAATTGATAAACCCAGTTACTTCAAACAAATCTGGGACTAAGGTTGACCAGACTTGTGATCAAGCCCAGCATTCTAATGCTCCGAAAGACCTTGTGTCTGATCATGTTGTCGAAGGAGAGGGTTTCAATGATATAGTTGAAATCATGACAAGGACTGGAACTGGGATTGGATTATCTGAAGCTCCTGATGCCAATGCCTCTGTAGTTGTACCATGCAGTAGCACAGTTGAACTGCAAACTCCTCTGGTCAAACATGCTTATGCTAATGAGATGGACATAGTGGCTTCAAAAGATGGACCAGTATCTGGAAATAAGTGCTATAATGTTGCTGAAAATGAATATGATAGTCAAGGAAATATTTTCTCTAAGCATTACAATTCCAGAGAACAATGTTCTGATGGAGCTATTAGCTCGCCAGAGGAGGGGGAGTTTGTAAATTATAGTTGTGAATCTCATGATTTTTGGAAGGATGCTATAACACAAGTTCTGCCTTCATCTAATGAAGAGATATGTGATGGGATAACATTAGATATTCAATGTTCTGATGGAGCTATTAGCTCGCCAGAGGATGGGGAGTTTGTAAATTATAGTTCTGAATCTCATGATTTTGGGCAGGATGCTATGACACGGGTTCTGCTTTCATCTAATGAAGAGATGTGTGATTGGAAAACATTAGATGTTCAGCGTTCTGATGGAGCTATTAGCTTGCCAGAGGAGGGGGAGTGTATAAATTATAGTTGTGAATCTCATGATTTTGGGCAGGATGCTATAGCCCAAGTTCTGCCTTCATCTAATGAAGAGATATGTGATGGGAAAACATTAGATGTTCCCTGTGGAGAGGTGTCTCCTACAGGGTGTAACACCAGCAGTTCAAATGGTGATCATGTTGAAATTCCTTCTTCTAGGCAAGGGGAACTTGATGGGACTATACTGAGCAATCCTGTTTGTGGTTCATCAATAGAAGTTGGGGCTAATGGTTCCAATGATGGTGCAAAGAATATGGCACCCTTGAATTCTCAATCATCTGAAGAACATATCCCATGTGTAAATACCATATCCACACCAAATTGTGTGAATGCTGCACAAATCCATGAGGCTGATGACAATAATGGTTCAAAAAATGCTGAAACTCTGAACTCATCTTTGTCTGATGAAAGAATTTCCTCCTTGAATTCAAAATCACCTCAAGACCATGTCCGTAATGAAAATGCCATGTGCATGCAAAATTGTGAGAATTTTGCACCGAGCCTTGAGGATGATGACGGTGATGGTTCAACTATTGTCATTCCAAATCCACCTTTGATTGATGAGAGAAATGCTGATAGGACCATAGTATTAAATAGAGATGCACATGTGGGAATGCTTGAGACTGTCAATCTCACTCCATCCACAGAGCAAATATCTGGAGGTGCAGTAGATGAAGATGGTCTCCCCAACCACATTCCCAAGTCATCAGTTTTAGATAGTGTATTGTCCAGACCACGCGAAGCTGATAGTCCTAGTAATAGCTCGGATGCTGATTGTATTATTCTTTCAAATCAACCTTCTTTAGAGAAACAAAATCATGAAGTCTTATCAAACATACCTGTTGGACAAATTCCAGTTGAAGTGTCAGACACTTGTCATGAGAGGATTACTGTAAATGTATTAGATGGGGAGGAAGCTGTGGGAAGGCCTGCCACAGTCAATTGTACTGATTATCCTGAGAATATAATTCCTCTGAATTCTTCATCCATGGATCAAATATCTAATGGAGGTCCATTATTAGATGGAGATTTATCATCAGGGCCTTGTGCTACTAGCCCAGGCAATGGTCTGACCCTACCTGATGAACAAATTCCTGTCTTAGTGCCAGAAAATAGCGATAAAGTGGCTCGATGTCAATTAACAGACAGTGCAGTGGTGAAGAAAAATGCCATATCTGACCAGCAGGAAGGAGTATGTAGAACCATGACAGAAAACAGTTTATCCCAGGAGACTCCAGTATCGAGAACAGTTCATGATCTCATGGAGCCTCTAGAACCACTGCAATCATTATCATCTGTAGAGTCTCCACCTGACCCGGATACTGCTAGAGAAATGCCGAACACTTTGATATCTAGTCCTGTTGATATTGTACCTGATAATCAATCCATTAATGTTTCACTGGTCATGGAGCCTCCAGAGCAGGAGGGGCAATTACTTTCTGCAGGTTTCCTTTCTTCCAACCAGGACCTATCTAATTTGCCTTTGGTGACTGGAAACAAAGACCAGCCATCCGATGAAGATGATCTCCCCTATCACATTTCTGAGATTCAAAATCAAGTTGTGCAACAAGCCTCATATTCGGACCAGCAGGAAGGAGCATGTAGAACCATGACAGAAAACAGTTTGTCCCTAGAGACTCCAGTATCTAGACCAGTTGATGATCTCATGGAGCCTCTAGAACAAGTGCAACCATTATCATCTGTAGAGTCTCCACCTGACCGTGATACTGCTAGAGAAATGCAGAACATTTTGGTATCTAGTTCTGTTGATTTTGTACCAGACAATCAATCCATTAATGATTCACTGGTCATGGAGCCTCCAGAGCAGGAGGGGCAATTACCTTCTGCCGGTATCCTTTCTTCCAACCAGGACCTAGCTAACTTGCCTTTGGTGACTCGAACTGAAGACCAGCCATCCAATGAAGATGGTATTCCCAACCACATTCCCGAGACATCAATTGAGATTCAAAACCAAGCTGTTGGGCAATGTGCCTCAAATGTGGAACTTGACTCATGTTCTCGTCAAGTTGTACATCCAGCCTCAAATATGGACCTTGATTCACTTCTTCCTGGTGGATTCAGACGGCAGTCTTCAGACACAAGAAATTTGTCAACTCTCACAGAGAATAATAGCCATCCTGTACAACCTGCTAGCCAATCAGCTTCCAGGATTATTCGACATTTGTGCCTTGATCCACTTACCAATGAATTAGAAAGACTGCGTATACTGACAGACCAAAATATGAAAGAATATGAAAACAAG AAATTGCAGTTGAAATGTGATTTTGAGAAGGAACTCGAGGAACTTTACAGGAAGTATGACATTAAACGTAAGGAGATTGAGGTTGAATTTCAGAATATAAGGAAGAACCTGGATACAcgaaataaaatagtttttgtaaataagataTTGGCTGAGGCTTTCAGGGCTAAATCCATGGATCTTAAAGTATCTGGTGCATCAAGAATGCAGCAAG ATGCAAGTGTTCCAATGCAATTATTTCAGCTTGCAAGTCAGCAAAATGCCACTCAGCCCTGTCTGGTTGGTGCATCATCTTGTGGGCCTCCTGCAGCCAGCGTGCAGAGTTCCTACGCCACAACTACCACTCAGACTATGGTATCACCAATACAGGCCACTTACAGTACACCAGGAACTTTCTCCAGTGTTTCTCCAAGACTACCTCATATCAACTCCCTCTCTTCACCCTTGGGAAATGTTCAAACTGCTGGGGAGATACGTGCCCCTGCACCACATCTCCAGCCTTATAGACCCCCAACATCCATCCCAGCCTCCAGTCCATGTACAGTTCCGCATGGGAGGCCAGGTCAGCCTACACCCGGTAATATTCCGGTAACTTCTCCCCCATTTTCTCACCGGACACCCCGGCCAATGCCGGCAAACTTTCAGTCTGTTCCTCATAGGGGGCATTGGCCCGTAAGTACAGGTGGGTTATCCACACCTAATTTATCTGCTGCCATGAATTCTCGTGGTGATGCTAATAGTCAACCTGGTATAAATCTGGCAAATGTTCGGCCACATATGCCAGATTTGCCTACATTGATGAACTTGAACCTATCCAAATTTGGCTGTAATAGCTCGCCGGCTAACTCAGCACATCAAGCTACATCACCTGATGTAGTCTGTTTATCAGATGATGAATGA